A stretch of DNA from Hydra vulgaris chromosome 03, alternate assembly HydraT2T_AEP:
GATGTATGCGACTCCGACTGGCGTGTTTTGTGCTTTTTCAGAGTTGACCATTCCTTATACAGTAGCTCCAACTTGGCAATGGCATGATCCTTCCGGCAAGTTGGAATACGAGCAATGTTCCAGACTTTTGTCACCTCTTCAATCACATACGATGATGCTTGGCGTGTTGTGAGTCCAAGATTGAGATGATGATGACAGAAAAGCCCTAGTGCTTCACCATTTGATGCAAGGCGGATGCTGGAAACTGCAGTAGTTGGTTCACCCAGGAGATATAGTGCCGACTTACTACGTGTTGTCATGTTTCGGCTACAAAGTgaaataaagaacaaataaaGTTCACACAGTGCGATGGGACATGCGTTAGGCCCATAGGCTAtttcttaaaatgataaaatggtCAATCGCTCATGAAATTCATATTAATTGTAGAAAGTGTTGAGTGATGCAAAATTAATAGTAGTAAATTGCTTtcaatgcataaaaaaaattacagcaaTTGATTTTTTGGGCTGCCTACAAATACAACAAATGACGCAATACAATTTCAACTGGTCAAGgagcaaaaaacaaaatgaaacgaTAAATTTATACTCACTATTCCTGGTTTGAAGATTCCTTTGACTCCTTGTATTGTATTTACTGAGTTGAATTGCAGATAGTGAGACGTTTCTATTGCATTAACTGGTAATTATCTCACAAAACACgcattaatattttgaaaaatgacgtTTATGCTAAATGACGTCAACCAACATGCATCAAAGAATACTTATTACTTAATTAGTTGATGGTTGATATTACTAAACACCTGAATCGACCACAAGGTGAAAGTGTTGATTAGTTTCAATGTTTCATGAACAAGtttcataaactaattttttttttaaataagccaaaataacatttatagaACATGCTTGGGCGACCTCTAAACATCAAccaaatgtataaatatttttacacaaaCATCTTATCATATAAACGAACACTTCTAGGGGGTGGGAGCACAACATTTcaacttttcattttaaaggaccaccctaatataaatataaatatatatatatatatatatatatttatatatatatatatatatatatatatatatatatatacatatatatatatatatatatataactttaattcagataaaactcaatttttttctgccaatcgttatcgcaataatttagatcttcctatatttatgaacggtgatgtactcgatgagtcacctactcttcatcttctaggattaactcttacttccaatctttcttggaaaccatatatcaaatcagttgcaaaattagcatctgctaaggttgcatctctttatcgagctcgccactttcttactctggattctattctctatctctataaatctcaaatccgaccttgtatgaaatactgttgccatatctggggcggatcttctaatgatgccctttctcttttagacaaggtgcaaaaacgcattgtaaacatagttggacctgctcttgcagccaacctttaaccattatcacatcgtcgtaatgttgcttctctttctcttttctacaaatactataatgggcactgctctaaagagctagcgtctcttgtgccatctactaaaattcattctcgtgttactcgtcattcaattaagtgtCAAAAAACatggaatattaaaaaaactttcaaataatcCGAATATCATTATTCTAAAACCTGATAAAGGTAATGGAGTAGTAATATTAGATAAAGAAATTTACGTAAatggtatttataaaattattaatgacaaaacaaaatttaagcaaCTTAAGAAAGATGTAACCTTAAATAGAGAAATTCAACTCCAAAATTTTCTAAGGAAACTAAAAGCAAAAGGTTTTTCGATGATTCCACATACAACAGAATTTATCCTTCCGGATCTCATCCTGCTTGTATCTATGGGCTTCCAAAGATGCACTAGTTAACTTCCTCCGAGACTACCATAAACTTCAGACCTATTGTATCATCTATTGGTACCTACAATTATCAACTAGCCAAATTTCTTAAAGATTTGTTATCTCCATTAGTAAACACAGAGTTTTGCACTAAAGATTCATTTTCCTTCGTTAAAGAAATAAGTTAGGTTAatctacataaacaatttttagtatCGTATGATGTAACCAGCTTATATGCTCATGTTCCGCTTCAAGAAACCATTGATATCGCAGTTAATTCGATTatgcttaataataaaaattttaaaattactaaaaacgatttaaaaaaactatttaatttcgCTACCTCGCaaacacattttctttttaaaggacATACTTATGATCAAATAGATGGTGTAGCCATGGGCTCTCCACTAGCACCTGTTCTTGCCAATTTGCTTATGGGTCATTTTGAAAATGACTGGATTAAAAATTGCAATGGAGTCAAGCCAGTTTTCTATAAACGATATGTTGATGACATTTTTGCTGCTTTTCAGTCAGAAAATGAAGCACGTATTTTCCTTGATTATATTAATGGTAGGCACAGTTCTATTTCTTTCACCATGGAACAGGaagtgaatttaaaaatatcctttttggacgtaaatttacacaaaataaattcTACAGTAACTACTacagtttttcataaaaaaacctaCTCTGGTCTACACAccaatttttatagtttcactCCGCTTTCGTACAGAGTTAGTCTTATCAAATGCCTAATCGatagaacatttaaaatcaatagTACTAATCTAGGGTTTAACTCCGAcataaacaacctttttaaagtatttcaaaGAAACATGTATCCATCTTGGCTAATatggaaaatatataaatcttatttaaacaaaattaacacaAACAATCCATCACAACCAAAAATCAAAGAACCTTTGTCTTACTTTAAACTACCGTTTTTAGGAAAAATATctgatttaactaaaaaaagatagaaTTCAATTGTTAAAAGATATTGCtgttctgtaaattttaaactagtttttgtctcactaaaagtttcaaaatttttctccTCAATAAGAATCATGgtaatgaaaattgttttatgcaaTTAAATGAAAAGTGTTTTTCCGTTTTAGATTCAGCATCTAATAAGTtcgaattaaaacttaaagaaagcATGTTTATAGAATGGTTAAAACCATTTGGTATGAACAAACATGTCAATCATGTCCAATCGACACTTTCTGTTTAGTTATTACTttctatgtatttttttattaacctagTCTTTCGTCACTTcctatttgttttttagtatgACTTGTTATTCTTATAATagttttgttgtatttttgtaattaaattaatagtttgtacacagataattacattttgtattattgaaaaaatcaCCTACATaggtatttaaacaaatttaaaaattaaacttcaacTGAAGATGACTATTGATAGTCGAAACATGTATTGTTTtgtttagaattaataaaatggttttattaattaaaagtttgtcttgtttttaaagtatatatatatatatatatatatatatatatatatatatatatatatatatatatatatatatatataacagtggTGTGAAAATTATTAAGACCATtgttgaaaaagtaaattttttgaatatttcctTTAAAGACACGCACACAATGTCATAAAATGGGCATAGTTCAGTATTTTGTGGATGCTCCTCTAGCTGCAATAAGTTTTTCAACCCTCTTAGGCATTCCATCAATCAGTCTTGGACACATGTCTTGTATTTCTGGATCATGTGTCCAAACCTCTATGAGCGCCTCAATCAATGCGACTTTTGTTGTTGGTTTTCTGTCGGCAATTCTCTTTTTGACTATCATCCACAAGTTTTCTATCGGGTTCATATCAGGTGAATTACCAGTCCATGGTAGGATAGGAACATTATTACGATTCAAAAAGTTTGTAACAGAGAGTGCCCGATGACACGGTACACCGTCTTGTTGGAAGATGAAATCACCATCAGGAAAATGAATTGGAAGTTGAGGTAGAAGGCTTTTCTCTAATATGTTGATGTATTGATGTTGATTCATTCTGCCTTCAACAATTCTAAGGGCTCCTACACCATGGGAACTTATCATTGACCATATCATTACTGAGGTAGGATGCTTGACGGTCTTTACCAGACATTGCGGATGAAATTCTTCCCCAGAACGACGGCGCACGTACTGACATTTATCATCGAGTATCTCGAACATAGACTCGTCACTAAAGCAAACCTAAAAATACAAACACACTGTAAAAGCCTTGAGCTTACATTAGATTAACATCCTGTAATCACTGGTTACATGTTCAATTCATTTTGAATTCATGCAATAAACATAGCCATTGCTACAATGTTCGATACATAAAACAATTGCACTAGTGGGTAATGATATTAAACAtcattattatatgaaaaaatatgttacatTTTGCTTCAACTTAAAGTACATGATTGTAAgctcttatataaaaaatggtaaagGGTAAAATACCTTTCTCCATTGTTCTGTGGTCCAATCTTTGTGATCCATGGCCCATTGCAGCCGTCGCATTTGTTGAGCATTGGTCAAGAGCGGTTTTTTGCGCGGTCGACGTGCTACAAATCCATCTTGTATCAGCCATCTCCGAACACAACTTGTTGAGACATTGATCTGGTGCTCCTGCAGCACACCCTGGAGCTGCTTGCTGGTCATTCTTCTGTTTTTTCGAACGTTTGCAAGCAGAACCCTTCTTGCACGTGGCGTCATGACTGGTTTTCGTCCTGAAGTGGAACGTCTTGGAGAGGATGTAAAACCAAAGTCCAATCGTTTCTTGATGGTAAAAACTGCTGTTTTACTTAGTCCACATCTCTTGGCAATTTCCCGTTGTGAAAATGTTTCCAACTTTAATAATGCTTCAACTTTGCCTCGCTTTCTGGGACTAGGGTCAGCAACTTTAcccatattttgaaaatataatataatctgacaaaaaaaaataatcaaatcacatatttaaataatcaaaatcacatatttaaaatcagaaaaatattaaactgtATCACTAACAACAGCAATAATCTAACAAAAATCACTTATAGTTCGTTTGAACCATACATATTCACTTGTCTGCAACTTACATTTCACAAGGCAAAATATACCAAATGTTTACTAAAACACATAACTCtacaataaaagttaataaattaaaattaaaattaataatttcaatactCAGCCACACCCACAGCacgtttataataaaataaagtagtgctgcaacttttttagaatctaaaaagtggtataaactaaaaaaaaagctttttttcttggtggtcttaatatttttcacaccactgtatatatatatatatatatatatatatatatatatatatatatatatatatatatatatatatatatatatatatatatatatatatatatatatatatatatatatatatatatatatatatatatatatattaagtattaaatattaagtatatatattaaatattaaatatataagaaagCTCTTGCTGACTAACTAAATTTATTGCTTCACTGGtgaatgaaaaaagttttttctttaataaaattttatattttatattattatatcacCAAAAACCTCTACAATATTTGCAATCATTTACttcattatcttttttattttattttgaatatgtttaatgaattttaataattattatgattttgATCAAAacatacttaatttatttttgatcagtttttttttaacttctttagagaATTAATAGACTggttattttgaatatatattttttgattatttatttttagagaaTTAATAGACTggttattttgattatatattttttgattatttatttttagagaaTTAATAGACTggttattttgattatatattttttgattatttatcttTAGAGAATTAATAGACTggttattttgattatatattttttgattatttatttttagagaaTTAATAGACTGGTTATTTTgattatacattttttgattatttatttttagagaaTTAATAGACTggttattttgattatatattttttgattatttattttagagaaTTAATAGACTggttattttgattatatattttttgattatttatttttagagaaTTAATAGACTggttattttgattatatattttttgattatttatcttTAGAGAATTAATAGACTggttattttgattatatattttttgattatttatttttagagaaATAATAGACTGGTTATTTTgattatacattttttgattatttatttttagagaaTTAATAGACTggttattttgattatatattttttgattatttatttttagagaaTTAATAGACTGGTTATTTTGTTGTAAGGTAAGTTGCAAGTAGTGTAAGACAcaagttttaaaacttgaagTAATGAAATGTAAGTTAATCATTGTTAATAACcttgttattcttttttattttttcttattatttttcattataggAGAAGTTTAGTGTGAAACATTCACTTGATATTTTCCCCCAAAAGTCACCTGATCAAATAACTGAAAAACAAGTTGTACGATCTCAGAAAGACTTTTCTGTATTTTCATTGTGGGGAAAATCAATTTCAGAAGATCCTAATGTAACAATATTTGATGAcgtaaaatacttatttaaaaatgatacttttaaaagcaacctgaagaaaaattttgtcaataatGGTTTGTctctttaatttatataataaatatcacAAGCATGTGATTTAGAAAATAtatgttgaatattttttgtttaatttaattttgtatattaactctttcaaagattatttttcaacTTGGAACCTTGTCTATGCAATTTAGTATAGATAAGACATAACATGAGAATTCTTGGATCAGTAggggttttttatttttaacttccaCATTAAGGTATGATAAAAATGGTATTCAGATTACAAAAATGAATATCTAGGGTTTTCTTACTTGCACAAATTTGTATTATTGCATTTTCATGCTCTTTCAATCTGTTTTCTGACAAAAATCATGTAATCAAGAAGCcacttttttttcactttaagaagaacatactttttttcttagatAATATTATTGGACTTTGAGACTTGTTGTACATACAAACCTAACATTATCctgaaaaattcaaattatttcaatatatcttaataatttagtataactggataacaaaataaagatattaatataagaaagtactttaataaataagaacACATCCTATTAAACAAGTTCCTCGATTTTCCTTTCTAAAGAAATCCATTACCCACACTGGTAGTAGCAGAAGTGTTATCAATAACAATGGCTTCCCAACTTATGGTGCTGTtgtattttacaagtatttttattgcCTCGGCTCCCATTGTAATTTCTGttccattttttaattctatatgtgtcaaatattttttagaaaatagttcACTTTTTGCAGTAAAAGTTAGATGATGTTCATCCTTTACTATTAATGACAGGTtcagcaaaattattttaatatatgcaCTAATGTATTttgtatcaaatatttttttcagtaatagtTTTAGTTCTTGTTAGTTTCTCTAGTTATAAATTGAAGAtttaagttaacattttttaaaagttttgaaatttcttcactaacttttaaaatgatGACAGGAGAGTCAATTTTCTCAGTAATTAATACTTCTTTTCTTGATCGTATATTGTTTCTTGATCTTATATTCTTTTCTCGATCTTACATTGAATTATCTGTTTAAATGTCAGAAGGTCACTAAGCGGTAATTCACTTGGTTGTCCAGCATATCTTCCACTTTGATGTCTAGTTATAATTAGACATAAATGTCTAGTATTatgtgtactttttttttggtgataGCCCAGGTCCAAATTTTGCATTcatttttgacatttaaaataagtttgaaaatagATATTTAATAAGTATCATgtgaaaatacatttttatctctttattttaaaagttaatttatgttaaatttatgcaaagttgtataaaattgtaatatataatgCAATATCTTAAGAAATTGCAAaactctttttcaaaaaaaatcattaaaaaatgaagtgTTGTTCTGGactatattgcaatatttatgtGGACgcataaaatatactttattttgctttccaaaaaaagcaaaaagtttcgaaatttttaaaattcattatgcttttgtatataaaaagaccattttttcaaacatgttttaatACTTGGTGAGgtgaaaattttattggttatcATTGTCTACGCAGAAGCAGGTTTCATTTGATAGTGTGATGGAGTTATTTGATGGTGGCCTATAACTACTTAactaaaatatacttttcaatcaatttataaaaaaatattttgtttaggaAATTGGAATTGTATCAGGACTTTAAAAACAACTGGAGCAAATACCagatttcaacaaaaattaaaggaTTCACAATTAGTTAAGAAATCCTCTAAAGAAATTCAAACAAATGTTGAAtctaacttaaataaaaacaaaattgatataCAACCTTTCATTTTAACATCaagcaaaatattaaatgatagCAAAGCAAGTAAAAGAATGTTAGATAATTATGATGATGACGAAACATCTTTcttagaaaaaaagataaaagttgaCACTGTTTTATCATCTAGTAATAACAATATGACATCCAAAAGGTCAACTAAAAATGTGACATCTATGGCATCTAGtaaaaatgaaacaatgttGACCTCAAATCAAAATGGCTTGGTTGTATCAGggaaaaagattataaaatcaATATCAAATTTTGTGAGTGGACATAAAAAGAACAatgtgtaaatttttattatactattttatttgacTGATGTTAATTGTTGTGTTAGTAGTTATGCACTATCTAATGGATTTGATTGGTAAGTTAGTTTTACATGTTGTAGTACAGGCAGATATTTTAGTCATTTATTTgaagaatatttgttttagaGAAATAGTTGAAGATGAAGAATCTGTTGGATCTAAAGTCGAATGCCCTATGTGTCATATGTTGTTTGATGAAGTTAGCATTAATATACATGCTTTTCACTGCCAAGGTCCAATTCTTACAAGAAAAAGGTAATTATTTTAACTGCCTAGGTCCAGTTCTTACATGGAAAAGGTAATTATTTTAACTGCCTAGGTCCGATtcttacaataaaaaagttattattacaagaaaaagGTTATTActacattttttgttatttttttgaaaatacgtCTTATTCTAGCTAGTTGTAaagctgttttaaaaaactttgtaaaaaattgtgttattaaaaacatattattttccGTGATAATTCATAtagtttagttattttaaaaaaaatctttctttgaattcatttttttttttacttattaaatttttcacttttataAGTTCTATATTTATTCTTAGTTTCACAGtcattttaaagcaaatttataatcgttaattaaagtgtttttaaaagtgttaattaaagtgtttttaacTAGAGATGTCATGAATATTTGGCAACTATTTGGCAACTATTTGGTATTCAGTGTATTTAGCAACATTTTATGCCATTTGGTATTTGACTGAATATTGCAAACTATTCGGCTGAAAACCGAATACTGAAACATGACAAAAATCACATTAGAAATagattatattactatatattactctaaataatacattaaaaagaataattaaattataaatatattatatatataagattctATTAatcaccaaaattttttatttaaaacaagtttaatacTTAAAATCTATCAGtggtaaattataaataaaaataattttctcggCATTTGTTGATAGCAGACAATTCCGCTTTTCCTCATAAATTCCTCCTGCTTCTGAAAATAGCCGCTCACTATAAACACTAATAGTTGGAGATGATAAATGaatcattatcattttttttagagCTTCTAAAAAGTGCCAGTTTATTGTCTTCCCTACAAATTTCATATTATTtccaaataaatgttttattattaaaagatgccatttttaaaactttgcaaacaaaaattttaaataatataacttttgttACTTATTGTAATTTTTCACAAGCAAAGCAACAATCAAATACAAAGTCTCTTATGTTCACTAAATTGACTTTTCAATTAAAATGGTATTTAAAGGATAATTAATTGTTAATGTGTTTATATGAGTTTTGATAACAATATTTTAGGTTtgtaaattaaagtaaattatcgaatttgtaaataaattaattgagtttagtaaatttaatttgtttaattacaaattctagttacaatttatattataaatacataaacaattaatattaactgcaaacattaatattaatgcaATTGCTAATAAATGCTCTAACGCTTTCACTATAGAATTAAACTTATTATGTATATGTCTTACATAATGGTTTGTTTGAAATATGATCTATAAGGAACAAAATTTGATGCAACAAATAGTCAACAAATAACATGCTCAAACACGCAAATAAAGCAAATACGCATAATTACCGGTAGCGTGATTACAGTATACACTTTACTTATAGAGGTTGGAAACTATCACCGTGAAACTTTATAAGTGTTACCGAATATTCGGTGGCTGAATATTTATCTATTCGGCCGAGAGTCATTCAGAATATTCAATATTCTGTATTTGCCAAAATCACTATTCGTGGCATCTCTATTTTTAACTCAACAGTTGTCATAAAagatatacatttttatattttgaaactaatgataagaaataaagtatattCAAAACAATATGAAATAATTAGAGATAGAGTTCGAACTGttgtaattttaatcaaaacaataacagaaacaataactattgttattgtattaacttttttacaaacattaacAATTCCTGTGTATTGTAATGctgtaatacaataacaataaatattgtattgtgaCTCATCTTCATAATACATTAACAATATCTGGGGAAAAAAAGGTATTGTAATGACtcattacaataacaataaatattatattatagtttataatacaataacaatttattgttattgtaataaaaaaatatattgttattgtaataaataaaatgaattttactaATAGTCTAGTCTCCGAGTCATATGACCTTGAAATAGGGTACacctataatatataattattgattctatttctattttatttactgaataTCACTTTTCCTAGTTGCAAACTTTAAATAGCTCTATAAAAGTTAGTTTGACCTGACCTGTTCCTTATTTACTGCTGGGGATAGACATATATACATGATCAATTACTACCATTTCTTCCACTTAGTTATTTGCTTTTACACTAGGCACCTATCCATTTGTTTCAATAATTACTCAAATATAGCCCTAATATAACTTTGTCTTTTATTTTCCTTAGGCTTTTATAACTGTATGTGTTCCATAAAGTAACTGGACTTATAGGTCTAGTTGCAATGTTATAGAAGAATTTTGCTACATAAATCAAGAACAGTATTTATTTGGTATTCTAAACTgcctcatttttcaaaaattacccCCTAAAAATGACTGCTAAAAACAAACGTCACGGGCTCCTCTGAATTTGCGAGAGCGTAAATTATAACAAATGCATgggaaaagaatttaaatactttaaaatacaatatctATTAAACTTTGAAATAGAAATACACCActatagttattgtttttcatcacagcaatacaatacaaaagTTATTGCAATCgttttacatcacagcaatacaatacaaaagttattgtaatcgttttacatcacagcaatacaatacaaaagttattgtaatcgttttacatcacagcaatGCAATACAAAAGTTATTGTAATCgttttacatcacagcaatacaataacaatatataatgttttaattacatCTCTGGTGTTACAATAGAATAATATTGAATTGTATAATTGTTCTCTATAGAAATCCTAACCGCCTCGGTCCGGCGGTTAGGATTTCTATAGAGAAcaaacaaacacacacacaaacacacattgCCCTTTATATATATAGCTGGAGTTACCCGGCGTTGCCCGGGCCAATATTTAAACTGGCTTACCTGATATCTGTACACAAAAATGGGCCCAAAAATGGGCCCAAAAAATCGGCCCCCCTGATCCCGGGGTCAGGGGGGCTCAATTTTTAGCCCCCTTGACCCCGGGGGTCGGGGTACAGGGTCAAAACCCAGCTAAGAACCTTCTCCCCCTCGAGGACTACCCCCATGCCAAATTTCATCGAGATCGGTCCGGCGGTTTGGATTTCTATAGAgaacaaacacacacacacacattgccctttatatatatagattattttttttcatagctcTCGGTCTTCACAAGTATCAAATCAAAGTAAGTGTTGATtattaaaacttcattaaaatttttaatttatgtgcaTAAAATTTGTCTACGATATAAATTTTGTCTACGATATAAACTTTGACTAAGGCTAAGTAGATTCGACTTAACTGCAGGTATCATTGCACTTCCATAAATCAGGCAAGTTTtttgactttgaaaaaatatttaactgatGATATggttaaattaagaaaatttgaaaGGTAGAGTAAAATACCCTTGAGTAATAATGACTTGTATCATGAGCATCTTTAAACAGAAAGCTGCACAGCATGCGTGTCTAATAGGTTATGGTGTTATTATCAACTTTTTAATAGTGTTGTTATTGACTTTAACTAAATCGACTAAAAGTCGACTAGTCGAAAGTCAAAAATAGTTGACTGAGAAAAAACGAGTAGTCCATTTAATTGATTGATTTTCTACTAATCGACTAAAAGTCAATTTAAGTCAAGTGAAAATCTTATAATCTATTTATCTTTTCATTTGATTTAACTTtccaatattttgtttttgtttgttcgtttaaaaacaaaaacatgtacTATTATTACTGAATACCAAATATTCATCTAGGCGCTTGGCCAAAGCTCCAAAAATTTGGCTACCAAACTTTTGTGCACTTTCCTATTTTGAGGGTTCTGACCTGGTTCATTAAAGTTTACATCGTGGGTATACTGGCAAAAGACATTAAGTCtaattcatctaactaccgtcccattagtcttcttcctatcataagcaaggtttttaaatctttaattaacaattaatttct
This window harbors:
- the LOC101236985 gene encoding uncharacterized protein LOC101236985 isoform X2 → MESCDLKNENKKTAPEQELIDWLFCCKEKFSVKHSLDIFPQKSPDQITEKQVVRSQKDFSVFSLWGKSISEDPNVTIFDDVKYLFKNDTFKSNLKKNFVNNGNWNCIRTLKTTGANTRFQQKLKDSQLVKKSSKEIQTNVESNLNKNKIDIQPFILTSSKILNDSKASKRMLDNYDDDETSFLEKKIKVDTVLSSSNNNMTSKRSTKNVTSMASSKNETMLTSNQNGLVVSGKKIIKSISNFVSGHKKNNVEIVEDEESVGSKVECPMCHMLFDEVSINIHAFHCQGPILTRKSSRSSQVSNQNMLFNQDDWIKACENLDPKSPEEKAISDEVLKKYVSDNVWKESSKQKEKKIKKIQHVGLPIKEITVEEESSKQNPEVFRNKQSKDSNLFSSKGKDARLFLKKLCVPSENTLKIKTNKNASKRNFDDSQNDLSDFKCCKCQEMFTTVALLQCHTDICLSDAT